A stretch of the Saccharolobus caldissimus genome encodes the following:
- a CDS encoding AbrB/MazE/SpoVT family DNA-binding domain-containing protein, whose amino-acid sequence MEVKVHKKGIIVIPAEVRRKLNIKEGSVIELEVEGDKIILKRKMTLLDAYGIDKEMGDSAVKELEKLRKEEIEKENSV is encoded by the coding sequence ATGGAGGTAAAAGTTCACAAGAAAGGGATTATAGTTATCCCCGCTGAGGTTAGAAGGAAGCTTAATATTAAAGAGGGTTCTGTTATAGAGTTAGAGGTTGAGGGTGATAAGATTATTTTAAAACGTAAAATGACCCTCCTGGACGCATATGGCATAGATAAAGAGATGGGAGATTCAGCTGTAAAGGAGTTGGAAAAGCTGAGGAAAGAAGAAATTGAGAAGGAAAATTCTGTTTGA
- the cas6 gene encoding CRISPR system precrRNA processing endoribonuclease RAMP protein Cas6 produces the protein MLVLVKITYNVTPLTDVILPSPSSKVMKTLILSGKLFPSLANLVKSRDKQKPLFISNLGYGDVRLISDGSEVIKVKANSRLKATLSFPFLDGIQNEITEGIYETPYGKFSLLLDSIEIIDIKSLKNVDDYQNANMYVKFLTPTLLSSKVLLPPSLASKYKQVNSGFSLLPSIGLIIAYAYRDYYAILGNTNGEEYASRAFKLGILINAFTKIVGFNLRPKTVIIGRDSKNKLRETRGTVGWIEFDVVHDKFKRLAIKYLLIASYLGLGRSRGIGLGEIKFELKKRNE, from the coding sequence ATGTTAGTTTTGGTTAAAATAACTTATAATGTTACACCTCTTACTGACGTGATATTGCCCTCTCCTTCATCTAAGGTTATGAAGACTCTTATCTTAAGCGGTAAATTATTCCCATCTTTAGCTAATTTAGTTAAGTCTAGGGATAAGCAAAAACCTCTTTTCATATCTAATTTGGGTTACGGTGATGTTAGGTTAATTAGTGATGGGAGTGAGGTAATTAAAGTTAAGGCTAATTCAAGGCTTAAGGCAACCCTTTCATTTCCTTTCTTAGATGGGATTCAGAACGAGATTACTGAGGGAATATATGAAACACCTTATGGTAAGTTTTCTCTCCTTTTGGATAGTATTGAAATAATAGATATAAAGAGTTTAAAAAATGTTGATGATTATCAAAACGCGAACATGTACGTGAAATTTCTAACACCGACTTTATTATCATCTAAAGTTTTACTTCCTCCTTCATTAGCAAGTAAATATAAGCAAGTTAATTCCGGGTTTTCTCTTCTCCCATCTATAGGGCTAATAATAGCTTATGCATATAGGGATTATTACGCTATTCTAGGCAATACTAATGGGGAAGAATATGCAAGTAGAGCTTTTAAGTTAGGCATATTAATTAACGCTTTTACGAAAATAGTAGGATTTAATTTAAGACCTAAAACTGTCATTATAGGTAGAGATTCAAAGAATAAATTAAGAGAAACTAGGGGAACTGTAGGGTGGATAGAATTCGACGTAGTTCATGATAAGTTTAAGAGGTTAGCAATTAAATATTTGTTAATAGCATCTTACTTAGGTTTAGGGAGGAGTAGAGGTATAGGGCTTGGCGAGATTAAATTTGAATTAAAGAAAAGAAATGAGTAG
- a CDS encoding CRISPR-associated endonuclease Cas3'' — MPFCWAFKDKETFADHGIGVLNFFRDNFSYIIPILARRAKLDEEVVRKSVELGVALHDIGKISLSYSDSYYGHEFYSGYIIYKLLERCCNSSLNGIVSIAVMNHHQAMAGRTLREMTIHGEYKKLQDFRRKEECKEDVERVFKALNVNLKFEDIPKKIGRDNVKCWFMNLRVERVDLYVIILGSLMVADTVVANKNRGGQRRNLIIDEYSKWLSL, encoded by the coding sequence ATGCCTTTCTGCTGGGCTTTTAAGGATAAGGAAACTTTTGCAGATCACGGTATTGGTGTCTTAAATTTTTTCAGAGATAACTTCTCTTATATAATTCCTATCTTAGCTAGAAGGGCAAAGTTAGATGAGGAGGTCGTGAGGAAGTCTGTGGAATTAGGTGTTGCGTTGCATGATATAGGTAAAATTTCACTCAGTTATTCCGATAGTTACTATGGCCACGAGTTTTATAGTGGTTATATAATTTATAAGCTGTTGGAGAGGTGTTGCAATAGCAGTTTAAATGGTATTGTCTCTATTGCAGTTATGAATCATCATCAGGCTATGGCTGGCAGGACTTTACGTGAGATGACTATACACGGTGAGTATAAAAAGTTACAAGATTTTAGAAGGAAAGAGGAGTGTAAAGAAGATGTTGAGAGAGTGTTTAAAGCACTTAATGTTAACTTGAAATTTGAAGATATTCCAAAAAAAATTGGTCGTGATAATGTTAAATGTTGGTTTATGAATCTTAGAGTAGAAAGGGTAGATTTATATGTGATAATTTTAGGTTCCTTAATGGTCGCTGATACTGTAGTAGCTAATAAGAATAGGGGTGGACAGAGGAGGAATTTGATAATAGACGAATATAGTAAGTGGTTAAGTTTGTAA
- a CDS encoding class I SAM-dependent methyltransferase, with the protein MGHRKNINDRHISPFLLNNPIRRLFENQKEILKYIKEGMVVLDHGCGPGYYTIPIARKVKEKGLVYAIDSDRRQIEILNKKLKGLKINNVITYVSRDLSPIPSNSVDFVLSKDVLCCTVLHEELAEDIIRVLKPGGMAYISIRKGFGSDPRNISAEKLFSLFPSYIKRKNGLLSAWVLFIKS; encoded by the coding sequence ATGGGTCACAGAAAGAACATAAATGATAGGCATATAAGCCCGTTTTTGCTCAACAATCCCATAAGGAGATTATTCGAGAATCAAAAAGAAATTCTGAAATACATCAAAGAAGGGATGGTAGTTTTAGATCACGGGTGCGGTCCAGGATATTATACCATTCCGATCGCGAGAAAAGTTAAAGAGAAAGGTTTAGTTTACGCAATAGATTCAGACAGAAGGCAAATAGAAATATTAAACAAGAAGCTTAAAGGACTCAAAATTAATAACGTGATAACTTATGTGTCTAGAGATTTATCTCCAATACCTTCCAATAGTGTAGATTTCGTACTATCAAAGGACGTACTCTGCTGTACTGTATTACATGAAGAACTGGCAGAGGACATAATAAGGGTTTTAAAACCTGGAGGAATGGCCTATATTTCAATTAGAAAGGGATTTGGTTCGGATCCTAGAAATATAAGCGCAGAAAAATTGTTCTCACTTTTTCCAAGTTACATAAAGAGGAAAAACGGGTTATTAAGTGCGTGGGTCTTGTTTATTAAAAGCTGA
- a CDS encoding ATP-binding protein codes for MNRELILKALIDWNFWYKNQFTGYPRDDYVKKVLSVISSWYVASILGVKRAGKSTILNQVAKKLIESGIDPFDIFIINFEDGRLTSVQNVEDLFKLYEIYLEIRRRKDTKPYVFLDEIQRVNGWEGFVRSLIDRKEAFVIVSGSTSDLINENVRKKLAGRHVIINVYPLSFKEFLDFKGLSLRNETDLIAKEPEIKAYFNEYLSYGGFPGIVNSNVKEQLLLSLYEDILTKDVIASCKIKEVDKLRILSLYYISNTGNRVKLRNISRQLQIPLRTVQRFTQCLIRAKLLYFVNPLSPNLSIMSRAERKVYVVDQGLANVIGYRLNSNFGSLLENLVFIELVRRYGEENIFYYRGKKGEVDFVIKERNSVREAYQVTYYLNEREYKGVKELLKWDIPTIFLTFDEEGEVKINGKSLKIMKVWKWLLSV; via the coding sequence GTGAACAGAGAACTTATTTTAAAGGCATTGATCGATTGGAATTTCTGGTATAAGAATCAGTTTACTGGTTATCCTAGAGATGATTACGTGAAGAAAGTGTTAAGTGTAATAAGTAGTTGGTATGTTGCAAGCATACTGGGAGTTAAAAGAGCTGGGAAGTCAACAATATTAAATCAAGTGGCTAAGAAATTAATCGAAAGTGGCATAGATCCTTTTGACATCTTCATAATAAACTTCGAAGACGGAAGATTAACTAGCGTTCAAAACGTAGAAGACCTATTTAAGTTATACGAAATATACTTGGAGATTAGAAGGAGAAAGGATACTAAACCTTACGTATTTTTAGACGAAATACAAAGGGTTAATGGATGGGAAGGATTTGTCAGATCTCTTATAGACAGAAAGGAGGCTTTCGTAATAGTTTCTGGCTCCACTTCAGACCTAATAAACGAAAATGTTAGAAAGAAACTTGCCGGTAGGCATGTAATAATAAACGTCTATCCTTTATCCTTTAAGGAATTCTTGGATTTTAAGGGTTTAAGTTTACGTAATGAAACTGACCTTATAGCTAAAGAACCAGAAATAAAAGCCTATTTTAACGAGTACTTATCTTATGGGGGTTTTCCAGGTATAGTAAATAGTAACGTCAAAGAACAGCTTCTATTATCACTCTATGAGGACATACTAACTAAGGATGTAATAGCATCATGTAAAATAAAGGAGGTGGATAAACTGAGAATATTATCGCTCTATTACATCTCTAATACGGGAAATAGGGTAAAGTTAAGGAATATCTCAAGACAACTACAAATCCCCTTAAGAACCGTTCAAAGGTTTACACAATGTCTCATTAGGGCTAAACTCCTTTATTTTGTTAACCCATTGTCCCCTAACCTATCGATTATGAGTAGAGCGGAAAGGAAGGTTTACGTAGTAGATCAAGGACTAGCTAACGTTATAGGTTATAGATTAAACTCCAATTTTGGTTCATTACTTGAAAACTTAGTCTTCATAGAATTAGTAAGAAGATATGGTGAGGAAAATATATTTTATTATCGTGGAAAGAAAGGTGAAGTAGACTTTGTAATAAAAGAAAGAAATTCAGTAAGGGAGGCCTATCAAGTTACTTATTATTTAAATGAGAGAGAATATAAAGGTGTTAAAGAGCTTTTAAAATGGGATATTCCTACTATATTTCTTACATTTGATGAAGAAGGTGAGGTAAAGATTAATGGAAAAAGCCTTAAGATAATGAAGGTTTGGAAGTGGTTATTAAGCGTCTAA
- a CDS encoding alanyl-tRNA editing protein: MIEVRTHTALHIIKGAVRKVLGAKWTASTYVKDNHGRLTVKFDRKPTEDEIEEVFKLANEKVKENITILTEILPREEAERKYGDEIYDLFPVPPEVKELYIVIIPNWNINACNKQHTQSTGEVGEIIKDYWRFRNSKQLLEIAFNINYKI; this comes from the coding sequence ATGATTGAAGTAAGAACTCATACAGCCTTACATATAATTAAAGGTGCTGTAAGAAAAGTGTTAGGCGCTAAATGGACTGCTAGCACGTATGTTAAAGATAATCATGGAAGGCTCACAGTTAAATTTGATAGGAAACCTACGGAAGATGAGATTGAAGAGGTTTTCAAACTGGCAAACGAAAAAGTTAAAGAAAATATAACTATTTTAACTGAAATTTTGCCTAGAGAAGAAGCCGAGAGAAAATATGGAGATGAAATTTACGATTTATTTCCAGTACCCCCAGAAGTTAAAGAACTATATATTGTAATAATACCTAATTGGAATATAAATGCATGTAATAAGCAACATACTCAAAGTACTGGTGAAGTAGGAGAGATAATTAAAGACTACTGGCGATTTAGAAATTCTAAACAACTTTTAGAAATAGCATTCAATATTAATTATAAAATATAA
- a CDS encoding AbrB/MazE/SpoVT family DNA-binding domain-containing protein — protein sequence MTLRVEVGKKGYIIIPKSVRDLVGIKEGDILILTVVGDKIILEPERKVNIREVVKKLEEHERKISYAKRASLGELENISLEEEFED from the coding sequence TTGACTCTAAGAGTGGAAGTGGGAAAGAAGGGTTATATAATAATTCCTAAAAGTGTAAGGGATTTGGTGGGAATAAAAGAGGGGGATATCTTAATTTTGACAGTCGTTGGGGATAAGATAATCTTAGAACCTGAGAGGAAGGTTAACATACGAGAAGTTGTCAAAAAATTAGAAGAACACGAGAGGAAGATATCTTATGCTAAAAGGGCAAGCCTTGGGGAACTTGAGAACATAAGTCTTGAAGAGGAATTTGAAGATTGA
- a CDS encoding MFS transporter — MFRNLLLSRALRSIGLVFISIASPLYLKEIGFSPLLIGLTFSGTFAYTAIMSVSLGMLGDRKGYKKSLIIAEGLSTLGVLLLLISPSSLITALGIIFAGITGGVSGLRGLFSPGLTALIVSNWRDETERVKKMGALASVSSISSMGGSLMLSLTNYLPFGKIGNYKFLFFLSFLMLLTSFLLIIPIREERRPPKGSKIMRKSSLKYLIKVITANSIGSLGVGMSVPFLSLFFSLYYHAKNTEIGEVFTLNFALSSLGSYLATKIRGNTLNFASFTRIINGLTITLIAFSPWFTLSAFIFALRGLSMGFGAPNRTAINVRGISSEDYGTASSLQSLTSRIANMSSGLGGYLMDLSVPLPLEIGGILQALSGVLYLKLFSEKREKYNS; from the coding sequence ATGTTCAGAAATTTGCTGCTCTCCAGAGCTTTAAGGAGCATAGGTTTAGTGTTCATCTCTATAGCATCGCCACTTTACTTAAAGGAAATAGGATTTTCACCCTTATTAATAGGTTTGACCTTTTCTGGTACTTTCGCTTATACTGCAATAATGTCAGTATCCTTAGGAATGTTGGGGGATAGGAAAGGATATAAGAAATCATTAATAATAGCTGAAGGGCTCTCAACGTTAGGGGTTTTACTTCTCTTAATATCGCCCTCTTCCTTGATAACGGCTCTAGGAATAATATTTGCCGGAATAACTGGAGGAGTTTCTGGATTAAGAGGTCTATTCTCTCCCGGTCTAACAGCACTAATAGTATCTAACTGGAGAGACGAAACTGAGAGAGTTAAGAAAATGGGAGCTTTAGCCTCAGTTTCATCAATATCATCAATGGGAGGAAGCTTGATGCTTTCCTTAACTAACTATTTACCCTTTGGGAAAATAGGCAACTACAAGTTCCTCTTCTTCCTCTCATTCTTAATGCTTCTTACTTCTTTTCTCTTAATAATTCCAATAAGGGAAGAGAGAAGGCCTCCTAAGGGTTCGAAAATAATGAGGAAAAGTAGTCTAAAATACTTAATTAAAGTAATTACTGCAAACTCCATAGGCTCGTTAGGTGTAGGTATGAGCGTTCCCTTCTTATCCCTATTTTTCTCCTTATATTATCACGCTAAAAATACGGAAATAGGAGAAGTGTTTACACTAAACTTCGCCTTATCATCCTTAGGCTCATACTTAGCTACGAAAATTAGGGGAAACACACTTAATTTCGCTTCTTTTACTAGAATAATAAATGGGCTTACCATAACCCTTATAGCATTCTCTCCATGGTTTACTCTTTCAGCATTCATATTCGCTTTAAGGGGGCTTAGTATGGGATTTGGCGCACCTAATAGGACAGCGATAAACGTTAGGGGGATATCTTCAGAAGATTACGGCACTGCTTCAAGTCTTCAGTCCTTAACGTCGAGAATAGCTAATATGAGTTCTGGGTTAGGAGGGTATTTAATGGACCTAAGTGTACCTTTGCCATTAGAGATAGGAGGAATTCTTCAAGCTCTAAGCGGAGTACTTTACTTAAAGCTATTCAGCGAGAAAAGAGAAAAATATAACAGTTAA
- a CDS encoding type II toxin-antitoxin system VapC family toxin — protein sequence MRRKILFDTGFFHVYFSGLNDEAKKAVEEVYTGKSAGYTLDLNLVEFLYTYGKLKGIEEANVRLSLILNSPIKIVSTNKELALRAGELKVKRQNLSIVDCFIVAFAEKENATIYTTDLEIERVYKNTIILRS from the coding sequence TTGAGAAGGAAAATTCTGTTTGATACTGGTTTTTTCCACGTGTATTTTTCTGGGCTTAATGACGAGGCTAAGAAAGCTGTGGAAGAGGTTTATACGGGTAAAAGTGCAGGTTATACCCTAGATCTTAATTTAGTGGAGTTCCTTTATACTTATGGTAAACTTAAGGGGATAGAAGAAGCTAATGTTAGACTTTCCTTAATTCTAAACTCGCCAATAAAGATTGTTAGTACTAATAAGGAACTTGCTTTAAGAGCCGGTGAGCTCAAAGTTAAGCGTCAAAACCTTTCCATAGTGGACTGTTTTATAGTAGCCTTTGCTGAAAAAGAGAATGCTACAATATATACTACGGACCTTGAGATTGAAAGAGTATATAAAAACACAATAATTCTACGTAGTTAA
- a CDS encoding ATP-binding protein, giving the protein MNDEELLKIMSEWNFWGKERLKLGIERECYIERIIKLLSSVKVVAISGIRRAGKSFIARQVLNRLIENGVKLEDTLIIKLDDERLINLNYELLLKMYNLYLTYVKKDKSKPTYIVLDEAQEVEGWERFVRGLEERCEAKIIVTGSSAKLLSSEFTTLLSGRHVEVRVTPLSFREVLEFKGIKIKGVLEFAENIDRIKRELIEMINYGGFPDVVLNPEVRAELIHSYFDTIIVKDVVNRYKLRREEKIRTLAKFYVSSSASKITYNSVSKFLKIPVKTVERYSEYLEKSFLIFFLKNYSISPKTIENSPRKVYVIDNGFLKYFSTASLGRAFETLIVQHLYRYALKRFYELYYWSSGNSEIDVIIKSGKKILPIQITYELNNENEERELKSLKKFKKYASYDNSLVITFEQEREIEGIKVLPAYKFLLSLDDVLDSLIS; this is encoded by the coding sequence GTGAATGATGAGGAACTGCTTAAGATAATGTCAGAATGGAACTTCTGGGGAAAGGAAAGACTCAAGCTAGGAATAGAAAGGGAATGTTACATAGAGAGAATAATAAAACTGTTAAGCAGCGTGAAAGTCGTAGCGATTTCTGGGATTAGAAGGGCAGGGAAGTCCTTCATTGCGAGACAAGTACTAAATAGACTAATAGAAAATGGAGTAAAGCTTGAAGATACTTTAATTATTAAGCTTGACGACGAGAGACTGATAAACCTTAACTATGAGCTACTTCTGAAGATGTATAACCTTTATCTAACTTACGTAAAAAAGGATAAGAGTAAGCCTACTTATATTGTGCTAGATGAGGCACAAGAGGTTGAAGGTTGGGAGAGGTTCGTTAGAGGATTAGAAGAAAGATGTGAAGCAAAGATAATTGTTACTGGATCGTCAGCGAAGCTATTGAGCTCAGAGTTTACAACCCTACTCTCTGGAAGACACGTTGAAGTTAGAGTCACTCCTCTCTCCTTCCGTGAGGTGCTGGAATTTAAAGGGATAAAAATAAAAGGTGTACTCGAATTTGCTGAAAACATAGATAGGATAAAGAGAGAACTGATAGAGATGATAAACTACGGCGGATTTCCAGACGTTGTACTTAATCCAGAAGTTAGGGCTGAGCTTATTCACTCCTACTTTGACACTATTATTGTAAAAGACGTTGTTAATAGGTATAAACTTAGAAGGGAGGAGAAGATAAGGACTCTTGCAAAGTTCTACGTTTCTTCATCTGCCTCTAAAATAACTTACAATAGCGTATCTAAGTTCCTTAAAATCCCAGTAAAGACCGTTGAGAGATATTCTGAATATCTTGAAAAGTCGTTCCTAATCTTTTTCCTAAAGAATTATTCAATATCTCCTAAGACGATAGAGAATTCTCCGAGGAAAGTTTACGTAATAGATAACGGCTTTCTAAAGTACTTTTCTACCGCATCTCTTGGAAGGGCTTTTGAAACCTTGATAGTTCAGCATCTGTATAGATATGCTTTGAAGAGATTTTATGAACTGTACTATTGGTCTTCTGGGAACTCCGAAATTGACGTTATTATAAAGAGCGGGAAAAAGATCCTTCCTATACAGATAACTTATGAACTGAATAATGAAAATGAGGAGAGAGAGTTGAAGAGCTTAAAGAAGTTTAAGAAATATGCTAGTTATGATAATTCGCTTGTGATCACGTTTGAGCAGGAAAGAGAGATAGAAGGAATTAAAGTTCTCCCTGCATATAAGTTCCTCCTCAGCCTAGATGATGTACTGGACTCTTTAATAAGCTAG
- a CDS encoding RNA-guided endonuclease TnpB family protein: MARRVKAIRATVSMKIALSEPLLALVNNYVKAIRFTLFWLKENVRNPEEEGVLGRVHEELYTRLREEYNLPSKVAEDCYRDALSVYKGWYNNPKKGRFPRVYKPTVWLTPKASYNVDLDNMTVRIAGVGELQILGYPRNLKEYLSWRMREARLVVKGDKAFLKVVFEKPLEKAKPRESIAVDVNMSEIVVGKDDTHYVRIPTRLHEVHHWKSLAERLQKKYSKRWRENKRILYRIHSFHQKARRIMEDFARKVGKWVVEIARDFGANVIKLEKLENLIKNVDKLPKEFRDKLYLMQYCRIQYWVEWQARKHGILVQYVNPKYSSVLCPKCGKRMREISHRWFKCSCGYENDRDVVAIVNLNRRGSLALSSAHHMRDVVPNRWWER; encoded by the coding sequence ATGGCTAGGAGGGTTAAAGCGATCAGAGCTACTGTTTCGATGAAGATCGCTCTCTCTGAACCCCTCCTAGCCCTCGTGAACAACTATGTAAAGGCAATACGTTTCACTCTGTTTTGGTTGAAGGAGAACGTGAGAAATCCAGAAGAGGAGGGAGTTTTAGGAAGAGTCCACGAGGAGTTATACACGAGGTTAAGAGAGGAATATAATCTACCATCAAAGGTTGCCGAGGATTGTTATAGGGATGCCCTCTCAGTGTACAAGGGTTGGTACAATAATCCTAAAAAGGGACGTTTTCCAAGAGTATATAAGCCCACTGTATGGTTAACTCCTAAAGCAAGTTATAATGTGGACTTAGATAACATGACTGTTAGGATTGCCGGTGTTGGTGAACTTCAAATTCTAGGTTATCCTAGAAACCTCAAGGAGTACTTGAGCTGGAGGATGAGGGAGGCTAGGTTAGTGGTTAAGGGTGATAAGGCTTTTCTAAAAGTGGTTTTTGAGAAACCGTTGGAGAAGGCTAAACCAAGGGAAAGTATTGCTGTTGATGTTAACATGAGTGAGATTGTTGTTGGCAAGGATGATACTCATTACGTTAGGATTCCAACTCGTTTGCACGAGGTTCACCACTGGAAGTCTTTAGCCGAGAGATTGCAGAAGAAATACTCAAAGAGGTGGAGGGAGAATAAGAGGATACTGTATAGGATCCACTCCTTCCATCAAAAGGCTAGGCGTATTATGGAGGATTTCGCTAGGAAGGTTGGGAAGTGGGTTGTTGAGATTGCTAGAGATTTTGGTGCTAATGTTATTAAGTTGGAGAAGCTTGAGAACCTCATCAAGAATGTGGATAAACTACCTAAAGAGTTTCGCGACAAACTTTATCTGATGCAGTATTGTAGGATTCAGTATTGGGTTGAGTGGCAGGCTAGGAAGCACGGTATTCTAGTTCAATACGTTAATCCCAAGTATTCTTCTGTTTTATGTCCTAAGTGTGGTAAAAGGATGAGGGAGATCTCTCATCGTTGGTTTAAGTGTTCATGTGGTTATGAGAATGATAGGGATGTTGTTGCTATAGTTAATTTGAACAGGAGGGGGTCTCTGGCCCTCTCGTCTGCCCACCATATGAGAGATGTAGTCCCGAATCGATGGTGGGAACGATGA
- a CDS encoding PaREP1 family protein translates to MTEGLVKPWVDVKKYQADRFREALYEADLAERFLNDGLIRNSAGKAYRAVKAYVASISVDYRDLLSKYYLGERKFLLIKVVEKVDWIIAIMPSNKLREIVTIIGDKELRFITEIALDLHEFQYNGFDKDVEISRYSKEEFVKKDIMLVIEFIKSKLSNLVT, encoded by the coding sequence ATGACGGAAGGACTAGTAAAACCTTGGGTTGATGTAAAGAAATATCAAGCTGATAGATTTAGAGAGGCATTATATGAAGCTGACTTGGCTGAGCGATTTCTAAATGATGGTCTTATAAGGAATTCCGCAGGTAAAGCATATCGAGCTGTAAAGGCCTATGTTGCGAGCATTTCAGTAGACTACAGAGATTTACTATCAAAGTATTACCTGGGAGAAAGAAAATTTCTCCTAATTAAGGTAGTGGAAAAGGTTGATTGGATAATAGCTATAATGCCAAGTAATAAGCTAAGGGAAATAGTCACAATTATAGGTGATAAGGAACTTAGATTTATCACTGAAATAGCATTAGACCTTCATGAGTTTCAATATAACGGTTTCGATAAGGATGTAGAAATTTCAAGATATAGTAAGGAGGAGTTTGTAAAGAAGGACATTATGTTGGTAATTGAGTTTATAAAGAGTAAGCTTTCCAATCTAGTTACGTGA
- a CDS encoding type II toxin-antitoxin system VapC family toxin yields MIFLDANFLIYLNLGVSEVKEYYIKLLTYESLFSDPLVIDEVIYVSKKKYGVRYCDTIEFLDEIVLKYLTVLPITIKEYERAKEIMRKYSVRPSDAFHIAVMLNNSINVILSEDKELDKVVEIKRIWIK; encoded by the coding sequence TTGATTTTTCTTGATGCTAATTTCTTAATCTACTTAAACCTGGGTGTAAGTGAGGTAAAAGAGTATTATATAAAACTCCTCACATATGAAAGCTTGTTTTCAGACCCTTTAGTTATAGATGAGGTAATATATGTGTCTAAGAAGAAGTATGGGGTTAGGTATTGTGATACCATAGAATTCTTAGATGAAATAGTGCTCAAGTACTTAACGGTTTTACCAATCACGATAAAGGAATATGAGAGGGCTAAAGAGATTATGAGAAAATACTCAGTTAGACCATCTGACGCCTTTCATATTGCCGTAATGTTAAACAATTCAATAAACGTGATCTTAAGTGAAGATAAGGAGTTAGATAAAGTTGTAGAAATAAAGAGAATATGGATTAAATGA